A genome region from Choloepus didactylus isolate mChoDid1 chromosome 14, mChoDid1.pri, whole genome shotgun sequence includes the following:
- the RPS20 gene encoding 40S ribosomal protein S20 — protein MAFKDTGKTPVEPEVAIHRIRITLTSRNVKSLEKVCADLIRGAKEKNLKVKGPVRMPTKTLRITTRKTPCGEGSKTWDRFQMRIHKRLIDLHSPSEIVKQITSISIEPGVEVEVTIADA, from the exons ATG GCTTTTAAAGACACCGGAAAGACGCCTGTGGAACCAGAGGTGGCGATTCACCGCATTAGGATCACCCTGACGAGCCGCAACGTGAAGTCTCTGGAGAAGG TGTGTGCTGACTTGATCCGAGGTGCAAAGGAAAAGAATCTCAAAGTGAAGGGACCTGTTCGGATGCCTACCAAG ACCCTAAGAATCACTACCAGGAAAACACCTTGTGGTGAAGGATCAAAGACTTGGGATCGTTTCCAGATGAGAATCCACAAGCGACTCATTGACTTGCACAGTCCTTCAGAGATTGTTAAACAGATTACTTCCATCAGTATTGAGCCAGGTGTGGAGGTTGAAGTCACCATCGCAGACGCCTAA